In Mus musculus strain C57BL/6J chromosome 9, GRCm38.p6 C57BL/6J, one genomic interval encodes:
- the Olfr945 gene encoding olfactory receptor 945 has protein sequence MEDMTSGNNCTVSEFFLAGLSEEPELQLPLFLLFTGIYLITVVGNLGMITLIGISSHLHTAMYFFLSSLSFIDFCQSTVVTPKMLVSFLTEKNIISYLGCMAQLYFFIIFGAAECYTLAAMAYDRYVAICNPLLYTVVMSYQVYSSLISGVYIYAVFCASVHTGVLTRIQFCKLDVINHYFCDILPLLKLACSNTYIDEMLILFFGTLNIFAPTLIIITSYIFIIASIFHIRSREGRSKAFSTCSSHISAVAIFYGSAAFMYLQPSRVNSMDQGKVSSVFYTTVVPMLNPLIYSLRNKDVTVALKKILERKNFMWSEVT, from the coding sequence ATGGAGGACATGACATCAGGAAACAACTGCACAGTGTCTGAATTCTTCTTGGCTGGGCTCTCAGAGGAGCCAGAACTCCAGCTGCCACTCTTCCTGCTCTTCACAGGAATATATCTAATCACTGTGGTAGGGAACCTGGGCATGATCACACTGATTGGGATCAGTTCCCACCTGCACACAGCCATGTACTTTTTCCTCAGCAGTCTCTCCTTCATTGACTTCTGTCAGTCCACAGTTGTTACCCCTAAAATGCTGGTGAGCTTTCTGACGGAGAAGAACATCATCTCCTACCTTGGATGCATGGCTCAGCTCTACTTCTTCATCATTTTTGGGGCTGCAGAGTGCTACACATTAGCTGCAATGGCATATGACCGCTATGTTGCCATCTGTAACCCTTTACTTTACACTGTAGTCATGTCCTATCAGGTTTACAGTTCCTTGATTTCAGGAGTGTATATTTATGCTGTGTTCTGTGCATCAGTTCACACAGGGGTCCTGACAAGGATTCAGTTTTGCAAATTAGATGTGATCAACCACTATTTCTGTGATATTCTTCCCCTCTTGAAGCTTGCATGCTCTAATACCTATATCGATgaaatgttgattttattttttggtacACTGAATATCTTTGCTCCAACATTGATCATTATTACTTCCTACATCTTCATTATTGCAAGCATCTTCCACATTCGCTCCAGGGAGGGCAGGTCCAAAGCCTTCAGCACCTGCAGTTCACACATCTCTGCTGTTGCCATTTTCTATGGTTCTGCTGCATTCATGTACTTACAACCATCACGAGTGAATTCGATGGACCAAGGGAAAGTGTCCTCTGTGTTTTACACTACTGTTGTACCCATGCTGAACCCCTTGATCTACAGCCTAAGGAATAAGGATGTTACAGTTGCACTGAAGAAAATACTTGAAAGAAAGAATTTCATGTGGTCAGAAGTCACATAA